A single Nomia melanderi isolate GNS246 chromosome 13, iyNomMela1, whole genome shotgun sequence DNA region contains:
- the shg gene encoding DE-cadherin isoform X3 has protein sequence MQQGENHNHKPVFSNCSNYAPIVQEEEPAGTVVIQVHAEDRDHPEEGGTITYSFVTAPGEKLKFEINNRTGLIRTTQVLDRDEPAREKEAYLTVLATDNGRPQLDDVCTFKVTIEDVNDNSPVFDKVAYTESVPQDLPLGREVMRVSATDIDDGNNSVVYYNLSPKRPEDGVYFRIDRNTGVIFLNKTIDRNPEYKFSMTATAEDQGEIPRSSMIDLDIRVVESHKKAPAFLPRSSEPIRLPENFNDFDQSIVRLKAVSNSGDDTGLLFELVPGRTEQTNKGNTFRLESNKDVADIKLAQHLDYESNTVYTLIVRVQNRYQLAAETVVDIEVLDVNDNFPVFREMKKGSVLENEPPGVPVMQVRAIDADGTSAHNQVTYELDNFRDLFAIDKYTGNITTLTTFDREQEDTYNVKVIAVDNSPSAVVKTGEHNKGQQVFRIEIADKNDNAPHFTQAVYTANSILENANINALVTEVKALDSDTASPVTYSIIFGNTDDSFYIEGTTGKIRVKKALDYEKITEYNLTVRAFDGLYNDTAQVKIFIENVNDNPPVFEDFKKNPTIKEEELVEGCITTVVAYDPDIKNRSADQHIAYFIVKDDQQPLIGINKTGCMTLKKPLDRDAPNGYSMWTVIVMARDEDGSPTALRELVMVNITLIDINDNAPFLDMPYPVVWGENKRPGRITELKARDYDSDENGPPFYFRIDENTADDEIRSRFAIRGANLLAQYQFDREQRKSYNIPIAITDSGKPPMTGTSTLTVIIGDENDNEMSEGSSSIFVYNYKGESPDTEIGRVYVNDPDDWDLPDKHFAWASTHDGFRLNQETGMITLLSGTSNDTFVLKFLVTEESRRIQRHQVNAYVNVTVKELPEEAVVRSGSVRFYGMTAEQFVAPSEIGVSKKEMFQERIANMLNASVENVDVFTVLHSPHHNNRSLLDVRFSVHGSPYYAPEKLNTILAQHSREIEQELKTNILLVNIDECLFEKQHCNNSCRSYLNASTVPYAVYTNTSSFIGVRAVVDPQCTCHVAEPIVCLNGGTPLAERCECPPGLEGPRCELLGIGFHGDGWAVMPPPGQACDDSHLGLEITPHVDNGLVFYFGPMTYSHRVAIQDFMALELQQGYAVLYMDYGTGTVRLDQKKIKLTDGKSHRIDVYWTKNSIEMKVDNCGISACMSLTAPQGPNEFLNVNSPMQIGGTMTNLAQLGSQFQWDYKPTDKGFIGCIRNMTFNGNTYNLGMPSLSRNADPGCDHGMAKAISFGIDTNFLVAILVCVAILLILLLAVVVHRRKTDDLYKDMDDIRENIINYEDEGGGEVDTGYDLNVLRTIYDAPPIDSKIATGRGESKSILSSGFPVTYLHRLFFQAPDEVPDICGFLDGKKESCDKDPDTNPFDDVRHYAYEGEGNSEGSLSSLASCTDDGDLKFNYLSNFGPRFRKLADMYGEEASDEESDGVGERESESWC, from the exons ATGCAGCAAGGGGAGAACCACAACCACAAGCCGGTGTTTTCGAATTGCTCCAATTACGCGCCCATCGTGCAAGAGGAGGAACCGGCGGGCACCGTGGTGATACAAGTGCACGCAGAGGACAGGGATCACCCGGAGGAAGGAG GCACGATCACGTACAGCTTCGTCACCGCTCCGGGCGAGAAGCTGAAATTCGAGATCAACAATAGGACCGGGCTGATCAGGACCACGCAGGTGCTGGACAGAGACGAGCCCGCTCGAGAGAAGGAGGCGTACCTGACGGTGCTCGCGACCGATAACGGTAGACCGCAGCTGGACGACGTGTGCACGTTCAAAGTGACCATCGAGGACGTGAACGACAACTCGCCGGTATTCGACAAAGTG GCGTACACCGAGTCGGTACCGCAAGATTTACCGTTGGGCCGTGAGGTGATGAGAGTCTCCGCCACGGACATCGACGACGGCAACAACTCCGTGGTCTACTACAATCTGTCGCCGAAGAGGCCCGAGGATGGGGTGTACTTCCGAATAGATCGGAACACCGGCGTGATATTCCTCAACAAAACCATCGAC AGGAATCCCGAGTACAAATTCAGCATGACCGCCACCGCGGAAGACCAAGGCGAGATCCCGAGATCGAGCATGATCGATCTGGACATACGGGTGGTCGAGTCCCACAAAAAGGCGCCGGCCTTCTTGCCCAGATCCTCCGAACCGATCCGACTGCCGGAGAACTTCAACGATTTCGATCAGAGCATCGTCCGACTGAAGGCTGTGTCGAACAGCGGCGACGATACCGGTCTCCTGTTCGAGCTGGTCCCCGGCAGAACCGAGCAGACCAACAAAGGAAACACGTTCAG GTTGGAGTCGAACAAAGACGTGGCGGACATCAAGCTGGCCCAGCACCTCGATTACGAGAGCAACACGGTGTATACGTTGATCGTGCGGGTGCAGAACAGGTACCAGCTGGCCGCCGAGACGGTGGTCGACATCGAGGTGCTCGACGTGAACGACAATTTCCCGGTGTTCCGCGAGATGAAGAAGGGCAGCGTGCTCGAGAACGAGCCGCCGGGAGTGCCGGTGATGCAGGTCCGCGCGATCGACGCGGACGGGACGTCCGCTCACAATCAG GTTACCTACGAGTTGGACAACTTCCGGGACCTGTTCGCCATCGACAAGTACACCGGTAATATCACCACGTTGACCACGTTCGACAGGGAACAGGAGGACACGTACAACGTGAAGGTGATCGCGGTGGACAACTCGCCCAGCGCCGTCGTCAAGACCGGCGAGCACAACAAGGGCCAGCAGGTGTTCCGCATCGAGATCGCGGACAAGAACGACAACGCGCCCCACTTCACCCAGGCGGTGTACACGGCCAACTCCATCCTCGAGAACGCGAACATCAACGCGCTGGTCACCGAGGTGAAGGCCCTCGACTCGGACACGGCCAGCCCGGTCACGTACAGCATCATATTCGGCAACACCGACGACAGCTTCTACATCGAGGGGACCACCGGCAAGATCCGCGTGAAGAAGGCCCTCGATTACGAGAAGATCACCGAGTACAACCTGACGGTGAGGGCGTTCGACGGCCTGTACAACGACACCGCTCAGGTGAAGATCTTCATCGAGAACGTGAACGACAATCCGCCGGTCTTCGAGGACTTCAAGAAGAACCCGACGATCAAGGAGGAGGAACTGGTGGAAG GTTGCATCACCACCGTGGTCGCCTACGACCCCGACATAAAGAACAGGAGCGCCGACCAGCACATCGCGTACTTCATAGTGAAGGACGACCAACAGCCTCTGATCGGGATCAACAAGACGGGCTGCATGACGCTGAAGAAACCGTTGGACAGGGACGCGCCGAACGGCTACTCGATGTGGACGGTGATAGTGATGGCGCGAGACGAGGACGGCTCGCCGACCGCGCTGCGGGAACTGGTGATGGTGAACATCACGCTGATCGACATAAACGACAACGCGCCGTTCCTCGACATGCCGTACCCCGTCGTCTGGGGCGAGAACAAGCGGCCGGGTCGGATCACGGAGCTGAAGGCCCGCGACTACGACTCGGACGAGAACGGCCCCCCGTTTTACTTCCGCATCGACGAGAACACCGCGGACGACGAGATCCGCTCGAGGTTCGCGATCCGCGGCGCCAACCTGCTCGCGCAGTACCAGTTCGACCGGGAGCAGCGGAAGAGCTACAACATACCGATCGCGATCACGGACAGCGGGAAGCCGCCCATGACGGGCACGTCGACCCTGACGGTGATCATCGGCGACGAGAACGACAACGAGATGTCGGAAGGCTCCAGTTCCATATTCGTGTACAATTACAAAGGCGAGTCGCCCGACACGGAGATCGGTCGGGTGTACGTGAACGACCCGGACGACTGGGACCTGCCGGACAAACACTTCGCCTGGGCCTCGACGCACGACGGGTTCCGGTTGAACCAGGAAACGGGGATGATCACGTTGCTGTCGGGCACGTCGAACGACACGTTCGTCCTGAAGTTCCTCGTCACCGAGGAGAGCCGGCGGATTCAGCGGCACCAGGTGAACGCGTACGTGAACGTCACCGTGAAGGAGCTGCCGGAGGAGGCGGTGGTCCGCTCCGGTTCCGTTCGTTTCTACGGGATGACCGCGGAGCAGTTCGTCGCGCCCAGCGAGATCGGCGTCAGCAAGAAGGAGATGTTCCAAGAGAGGATCGCCAACATGCTGAACGCGTCCGTGGAGAACGTGGACGTGTTCACGGTGCTCCATTCTCCGCATCACAATAACAGGAGCCTGCTCGACGTTCGGTTCTCCGTTCACGGGAGCCCGTATTACGCGCCCGAGAAGCTGAACACGATACTGGCGCAGCACAGCCGCGAGATCGAACAGGAACTGAAGACGAACATCCTGCTGGTGAACATCGACGAGTGTCTGTTCGAGAAGCAGCACTGCAACAACTCCTGCCGCAGTTACTTGAACGCCAGCACCGTCCCGTACGCGGTCTACACGAACACGAGCTCCTTCATCGGGGTGCGGGCGGTGGTGGATCCGCAATGCACCTGTCACGTGGCCGAGCCGATCGTCTGCCTGAACGGCGGCACTCCGCTCGCCGAGCGTTGCGAATGCCCGCCCGGCCTCGAGGGACCCAGGTGCGAGCTCCTCGGCATCGGGTTCCACGGCGACGGCTGGGCCGTGATGCCTCCGCCCGGTCAAGCTTGCGACGACTCTCATTTGG GTCTCGAGATAACGCCGCACGTCGACAACGGTTTGGTCTTCTATTTCGGCCCGATGACCTACAGCCACAGAGTGGCCATCCAGGATTTCATGGCGCTCGAGCTCCAACAAGGCTACGCGGTCCTTTACATGGACTACGGCACGGGCACCGTGCGGCTCGATCAGAAGAAGATCAAGCTCACGGACGGCAAGAGCCATAGAATAGACGTTTACTGGACCAAGAAC TCGATCGAGATGAAGGTGGACAATTGCGGCATATCGGCTTGCATGAGTCTGACCGCGCCGCAAGGGCCCAACGAGTTTCTGAACGTGAACAGCCCCATGCAAATCGGCGGGACCATGACCAACCTCGCGCAGCTCGGCTCGCAGTTCCAATGGGACTACAAACCGACCGACAAGGGGTTCATCGGCTGCATACGTAACATGACGTTCAACGGAAAC ACGTACAACCTGGGAATGCCATCGCTGTCGCGCAACGCGGATCCGGGTTGCGATCACGGAATGGCCAAAGCGATTTCCTTCGGAATCGACACCAATTTCTTGGTCGCGATTCTGGTGTGCGTGGCGATACTGCTGATACTGCTGCTCGCCGTGGTGGTGCACAGGCGTAAAACGGACGACCTGTACAAGGATATGGACGACATACGagagaatataattaattacgaaGACGAAGGAGGCGGCGAGGTCGACACCGGTTACGACTTGAACGTCCTGAGAACCATTTACGACGCTCCTCCCATCGATTCGAAGATAGCGACTGGCAGAGGTGAGTCGAAGTCGATTCTTTCTTCTGGGTTCCCCGTGACATATCTGCATCGTCTTTTCTTCCAAGCTCCTGACGAGGTTCCGGATATTTGCGGTTTCCTGGACGGCAAGAAGGAAAGCTGCGACAAAGATCCGGACACGAACCCGTTCGACGACGTCAGGCACTACGCGTACGAGGGCGAGGGCAATTCCGAGGGATCCCTGTCGTCCTTGGCTTCTT GTACCGACGACGGTGACCTGAAATTCAACTACCTCTCGAATTTCGGACCGAGGTTTCGAAAGCTGGCAGACATGTACGGAGAGGAGGCCAGCGACGAGGAGAGCGACGGCGTCGGAgaacgagagagcgagagcTGGTGTTGA